Genomic window (Leptolyngbyaceae cyanobacterium):
TCCCTGATTGCCGTTGAGAAAATCATCGCCGCTACTACCTAATATTAAATCTCTTCCGTTGGCATCGCCAATTTCTCGATCGCTCGTGCCACCAAAAATGCTATCGTTGCCTTTGTCTCCGATCAGGGTATCATCGCCACTGTCACCCCAAATTCGGTCATTATCTTGACCTCCACGCACGATATCGTGGCCTTTGCCACCTCTAGCGATATCTTCCCCTTGATTACCGTTAATTACATCATTACCTTCATTGCCGTTGAGTAAGTCATCCCCTTCATTGCCAACAATCCAATCGCGATCGCGATCGCCAAAAATGGTATCTTTTCCATTGTGGCCGTGCAGGTTATCGCTACCTCCATTTCCCAGCAGAAAATCATCCCCATCGAAACCATCAATCCCATCATTAATATCACTTCCAATTAGGTTATCGTCGCTTTCAGTACCGAAAATACTATTGCTAACTTGATTCAATTGTGCTAGTGAATAACCTTCTTTTCCTTCAGCAAAGAAAGTATCCAAATTAGGATGAACTAGTTGTTCGCAAAAACAATTATCTTCTGGTTGGTTATCGATATCATCATTGACGATAATTCCCACACCTTGGTTATCGGCAATAATTGCATTGGCGACACCTATTAAATTTACAAAAAAGCTTTCGTTTTCCTCTACTTTAGTGTCACCTTTGACAGCAACGCTAATAGTTTTACTGATTTCTCCCGGACTAAATGTAATGGTTTGAGGCAAAATGCGATCGTAATCATTATCAGTAGTAGTAGCCGTTCCATCAGCAGTCGCATATTCAACAATAACATTTTGACCAGACGCCGCACTGAGAGTCAAACTAAAATTAGCTAAATTATCGCCACTGTTACTTTCTATGGCTGTAGCATCACTAATATAAACGACAGGTAAATTATTGTTGATAGGTAAACTAGGATTATTATTTGGTGGATTGCTTGATGGATTGCTTGGTGGATTAATTGGGGGATTGCTTGGTGGATTAATGGGTGGATTGCTTGGTGGATTAATGGGTGGATTGTCATTATCGACAATTGCGAGAGTAGCCGTACTTTGAGTACCAATGTTTGTATTTGCACTGGCATTAGCTAAGGTAAGGGTGAGATTTTCATTTCCTTCAACTAAATTATCTTCTGTGATAGGAACGACAACAGTTTTAGAAGTTTCGTTGGCGGCAAAGTTGATAGTTTGAGTTGTATTGTTAAAATCGACTCCGCCTGTAGCAGTTCCGTTTGTTAGTTGTACATCTATACTGGATGTGCCTGTGGTAACGCCAGTTCGATTTAAAGTAACGGCAACACCAACTACTGAACCGTCTTCATTGACTTGATAGTTTGTTTGAGAGAATTGGATGCTGCTGTCGTTGTCGATGATTTCTAATGTAGCAGTATTCTGAGTACCAATATTTGTATTTGCACTGGCATTAGCTAAGGTGAGG
Coding sequences:
- a CDS encoding Calx-beta domain-containing protein, producing LTLANASANTNIGTQNTATLEIIDNDSSIQFSQTNYQVNEDGSVVGVAVTLNRTGVTTGTSSIDVQLTNGTATGGVDFNNTTQTINFAANETSKTVVVPITEDNLVEGNENLTLTLANASANTNIGTQSTATLAIVDNDNPPINPPSNPPINPPSNPPINPPSNPSSNPPNNNPSLPINNNLPVVYISDATAIESNSGDNLANFSLTLSAASGQNVIVEYATADGTATTTDNDYDRILPQTITFSPGEISKTISVAVKGDTKVEENESFFVNLIGVANAIIADNQGVGIIVNDDIDNQPEDNCFCEQLVHPNLDTFFAEGKEGYSLAQLNQVSNSIFGTESDDNLIGSDINDGIDGFDGDDFLLGNGGSDNLHGHNGKDTIFGDRDRDWIVGNEGDDLLNGNEGNDVINGNQGEDIARGGKGHDIVRGGQDNDRIWGDSGDDTLIGDKGNDSIFGGTSDREIGDANGRDLILGSSGDDFLNGNQGNDTVCGNEGNDTIRGGKDDDIAFGDAGNDAIFGDLGNDSLCGGDGNDTIYAGNGSDVPIGNVGEKDCLCGGNGNDLLFGNEGEDKINGDAGEDSLYGGKDHDTLSGGEGNDWLSGDLGDDILRGGNGSDRFILSPGFGTDIILDFQDNTDYLVLAGNLSFARLIINQSSEGTAIAAIDTGEVLAILKGVSPNLITQQDFILQQIPVA